The Panthera leo isolate Ple1 chromosome C2, P.leo_Ple1_pat1.1, whole genome shotgun sequence genome window below encodes:
- the LOC122229347 gene encoding translation initiation factor IF-2-like: MKVFEAASEARADEPDLRRGPSAGWTWRRDQEGHWEGGTTVINPCRATQRAQYRLCRGPLLFTSRRPNPARAPASLQPVESIHSSGAWGTELVSVCETGLPLWGSPEGNVRRAFSRAGREGNESGARIRGSREVQRPSPRAPDLLSRPPDLRGHCPSGVGRVIGSCRSSRGTRVSRTRGRRRLPSARSAARFPRPHDLAWAGAAATGGDPRAGDRAARGGLGAAGEGPEAYGGQRRAWRRRPRAEAGGLDCPPQELPRAAPPPSRPGRPCPPCASSWSRRPQRGLWGAAAGPGTRRPLGSWGLGRPGFIPRSPRPRDPREAPPRGQRAAGSRRFPSS; encoded by the exons ATGAAGGTATTTGAAGCTGCTTCAGAAGCAAGGGCGG ATGAGCCTGACCTAAGGCGGGGGCCCTCAGCAGGCTGGACCTGGCGGCGGGATCAGGaaggacactgggagggaggcacGACGGTGATAAATCCCTGTAGGGCGACTCAGAGAGCACAGTACAGGCTATGCCGAGGTCCTTTACTCTTCACCTCTCGCCGCCCCAACCCCGCCCGCGCCCCAGCATCCTTGCAACCAGTTGAATCAATTCACAGTTCAGGAGCCTGGGGAACGGAATTGGTTTCTGTATGTGAAACAGGTCTGCCCCTCTGGGGAAGCCCAGAGGGGAACGTCCGGAGGGCCTTTTCCAGGGCTGGGCGGGAGGGGAACGAGTCCGGCGCGCGGATCCGGGGCTCGAGGGAGGTGCAGAGGCCGAGCCCCCGAGCCCCAGACCTTCTCTCCCGGCCCCCAGACCTCCGCGGTCATTGCCCCTCGGGCGTCGGGCGGGTGATTGGCAGTTGCCGCAGCTCTAGGGGGACCCGGGTATCCAGGACCCGTGGCCGCCGCCGGTTGCCGTCCGCTCGCTCGGCGGCGAGGTTTCCGCGGCCCCATGACCTGGCCTGGGCTGGAGCAGCCGCGACGGGCGGCGACCCCCGAGCTGGAGACCGGGCGGCTCGCGGTGGGTTGGGGGCAGCCGGGGAAGGTCCCGAGGCCTACGGTGGGCAGCGCCGAGCCTGGAGGAGACGGCCGCGGGCGGAGGCGGGGGGTCTGGACTGCCCCCCTCAGGAGCTGCCCCGGGCCGCACCGCCACCGTCACGGCCCGGCCGCCCCTGCCCGCCGTGCGCTTCCTCTTGGAGCCGCAGGCCTCAGCGGGGACTCTGGGGGGCCGCGGCGGGGCCCGGCACGCGACGGCCTCTGGGGAGTTGGGGTCTGGGGAGACCGGGCTTCATCCCCCGCTCGCCCAGGCCGCGAGACCCTCGGGAGGCGCCTCCGCGAGGCCAGAGAGCAGCGGGCTCCCGCCGCTTCCCCTCTTCCTGA